In one Conger conger chromosome 5, fConCon1.1, whole genome shotgun sequence genomic region, the following are encoded:
- the marcksa gene encoding myristoylated alanine-rich protein kinase C substrate a — protein MGAQFSKTAAKSETATEKPGEAAASPSKTNGQENGHVKVNGDASPAAAEAAKEEVQANGSATAEESPKEEAEKAEAAPPEKEVAEGDKENAEAASPAPEGEASAKAEEGATPSTSNETPKKKKKRFSFKKPFKLSGFSFKKTKKETGEGGEAEEAKAEAAEAPEAAEAKPAEEEAAAPAGAAEETKEEVSASQEAKPEETPAEKPAAEEAAPAPVAEEPKEAAAEEKPAEPAAEEAKQEEAPKAEEQAPATQEAASSPEAPAAEAAE, from the exons ATGGGAGCGCAATTCTCCAAGACCGCTGCAAAAAGCGAAACCGCGACCGAAAAGCCAGGAGAAGCGGCTGCTTCACCATCCAAGACAAACGGACAG GAAAACGGCCATGTGAAAGTGAATGGGGATGCCTCTCCTGCTGCAGCGGAGGCTGCTAAAGAGGAGGTGCAGGCCAATGGCAGTGCCACAGCTGAGGAAAGTCCCAAAGAGGAGGCTGAGAAGGCAGAAGCGGCTCCTCCAGAAAAAGAGGTAGCAGAGGGAGACAAGGAGAACGCAGAGGCTGCCTCTCCCGCCCCTGAAGGAGAGGCTTCAGCAAAGGCAGAGGAAGGCGCCACACCCTCCACCAGCAATGAGacccccaaaaagaaaaagaagcgCTTCTCCTTCAAGAAGCCGTTCAAGCTCAGCGGCTTCTCCTTCAAGAAAACCAAAAAGGAGACGGGTGAGGGCGGGGAGGCCGAGGAGGCCAAGGCTGAGGCGGCGGAGGCCCCGGAGGCAGCGGAGGCCAAGCCCGCTGAGGAGGAGGCTGCCGCACCCGCCGGTGCCGCCGAGGAGACCAAGGAGGAGGTGAGCGCCTCGCAGGAGGCCAAGCCCGAGGAGACGCCAGCCGAGAAACCGGCGGCCGAGGAAGCGGCCCCCGCCCCGGTGGCCGAGGAGCCCAAGGAGGCGGCAGCGGAGGAGAAGCCAGCCGAACCGGCCGCCGAGGAGGCCAAGCAGGAGGAGGCCCCGAAAGCGGAGGAGCAGGCGCCCGCGACGCAGGAGGCCGCCTCCAGTCCGGAGGCCCCCGCAGCCGAGGCCGCGGAGTAA